Proteins encoded in a region of the Psychromicrobium lacuslunae genome:
- the rplD gene encoding 50S ribosomal protein L4, with protein sequence MATKTVKVSLPAEIFDVQTNVPLLHQVVVAQLAAARQGTHKTKTRAEVSGAGRKPFKQKGTGRARQGSIRAPHMTGGGIVHGPTPRDYSQRTPKKMKAAALRGALSDRARNDRIHVVAELVAGTKPSAKEALATLRGVSERKNLLVVIERANDVAALSVRNLAEVHVLYVDQLNTYDVLVSDDVVFTKAAYEAFVSGNAANDAFGAGAPVEEVEVETEAVEAKATTKAAPKYAGSKAPLTDPKKAPKGFDIKGNEDSMKYHVPGSRWYDNTVAEIWFATVEDAEAAGFEPAGGKAAQAEGQDAVEEDAK encoded by the coding sequence ATGGCTACGAAAACTGTAAAAGTTTCCCTGCCCGCCGAGATTTTCGACGTACAGACCAATGTGCCGTTGTTGCACCAGGTTGTTGTCGCTCAGCTCGCTGCGGCTCGCCAGGGTACTCACAAGACCAAGACCCGCGCAGAGGTTTCCGGCGCAGGCCGCAAGCCGTTCAAGCAGAAGGGCACCGGCCGGGCTCGTCAGGGCTCCATCCGTGCTCCTCATATGACCGGTGGCGGCATTGTGCACGGGCCGACCCCGCGCGATTACAGCCAGCGGACCCCCAAGAAGATGAAGGCTGCTGCTTTGCGCGGCGCGCTCTCTGATCGGGCCCGTAACGATCGCATTCACGTGGTCGCCGAACTGGTTGCCGGTACCAAGCCTTCCGCTAAAGAAGCACTCGCAACTCTGCGTGGCGTTTCCGAGCGGAAGAACCTGCTGGTTGTCATCGAGCGGGCCAACGACGTCGCTGCTTTGTCAGTGCGTAACTTGGCCGAGGTCCACGTTCTGTACGTGGATCAGCTGAACACTTACGACGTGTTGGTTTCCGACGACGTCGTGTTCACCAAGGCCGCCTACGAGGCATTCGTTTCCGGCAACGCCGCTAACGATGCATTCGGCGCTGGTGCTCCGGTGGAAGAGGTTGAGGTAGAGACCGAGGCTGTCGAAGCCAAGGCAACCACCAAGGCTGCTCCGAAGTACGCTGGCTCGAAGGCTCCGCTGACCGACCCGAAGAAGGCCCCCAAGGGCTTCGACATCAAGGGCAACGAGGACTCGATGAAGTACCACGTGCCCGGTTCACGGTGGTATGACAACACCGTTGCCGAGATCTGGTTCGCCACGGTTGAGGACGCCGAAGCCGCTGGCTTCGAGCCTGCCGGCGGCAAAGCGGCTCAGGCTGAAGGCCAAGACGCAGTAGAGGAGGACGCCAAGTGA
- the rplC gene encoding 50S ribosomal protein L3, whose translation MTVIRNVKGILGTKLGMTQVWDESNKLVPVTVVQADSNVVTQLRDAAKDGYTAVQIGYGQIDPRKVTKPLAGHFEAAGVTPRRHVVELRTADAESYSLGQELSVEIFEAGQKVDVVGTSKGKGFAGVMKRHGFHGVGASHGAHKNHRKPGSIGGASTPSRVFKGVRMAGRMGAVRHTTLNLTVHAIDAEKSLLLIKGAVPGARGQVVLVRSAVKGA comes from the coding sequence ATGACCGTGATCCGTAATGTAAAAGGAATCCTGGGCACGAAGCTCGGCATGACCCAGGTCTGGGACGAGAGCAACAAGCTTGTTCCGGTTACTGTCGTCCAGGCTGACTCCAACGTCGTCACTCAACTGCGTGACGCCGCCAAGGATGGTTACACCGCTGTGCAGATCGGCTACGGCCAGATCGACCCGCGCAAGGTGACCAAGCCGCTTGCTGGCCACTTCGAAGCTGCCGGGGTTACCCCGCGCCGTCACGTTGTTGAGCTGCGTACCGCTGATGCTGAGTCCTACTCGCTGGGCCAGGAACTCTCCGTGGAAATCTTCGAAGCCGGCCAGAAGGTCGACGTCGTGGGAACCTCCAAGGGTAAGGGTTTCGCCGGTGTGATGAAGCGTCACGGCTTCCACGGTGTTGGCGCCTCGCACGGTGCCCACAAGAACCACCGTAAGCCCGGTTCAATCGGTGGCGCGTCCACCCCGAGCCGCGTTTTCAAGGGTGTTCGGATGGCAGGCCGGATGGGCGCAGTGCGTCACACCACCTTGAACCTGACTGTCCACGCTATCGACGCTGAGAAGTCGCTGCTGCTCATCAAGGGTGCCGTCCCCGGTGCCCGCGGCCAGGTCGTTCTCGTCCGCAGCGCCGTGAAGGGAGCCTAA
- the rpsJ gene encoding 30S ribosomal protein S10, translated as MAGQKIRIRLKSYDHEVIDVSARKIVETVTRAGATVVGPVPLPTEKNVYCVIRSPHKYKDSREHFEMRTHKRLIDIIDPTPKAVDSLMRLDLPADVNIEIKL; from the coding sequence ATGGCGGGACAAAAAATCCGCATCCGGCTGAAGTCGTATGACCACGAGGTCATTGACGTTTCAGCCCGGAAGATCGTTGAGACGGTCACACGCGCTGGCGCGACGGTAGTCGGCCCGGTGCCGTTGCCGACGGAAAAAAACGTTTATTGCGTTATCCGTTCGCCGCACAAGTACAAGGACAGCCGCGAGCACTTTGAAATGCGCACGCATAAGCGTCTGATCGACATCATTGACCCCACGCCCAAGGCTGTCGATTCGCTGATGCGTCTCGACCTGCCCGCTGACGTGAACATCGAAATCAAACTTTAA
- a CDS encoding DUF6282 family protein, with protein sequence MQPDWIDPHYHASQDEQLRRHSVPEAAAQFKALNAWGVIKSHQLSSVDATVAAQGDGLPVSGSIVLNDALGEPSPALVADAAKRSQRSSARLMVYWPTRPGRNSALLFTEAGSLTKLAAELLGVIRDHDAVLATGHAGRPQVFETVQLAAQLGLARLLVTHAYHPMSGLSLADIEQLGNSPQVFIEQTALTVLMARREEAELIAALRAHPRSILSSDLGQPANLALADFPAWRADFFTRHRVSAEESSAWSRQNAANLLFAE encoded by the coding sequence GTGCAGCCTGATTGGATAGACCCGCACTATCACGCCAGTCAAGACGAACAGCTACGCCGGCACAGCGTCCCTGAAGCCGCCGCCCAGTTTAAAGCGCTGAACGCTTGGGGAGTGATCAAGAGTCATCAGCTTAGTAGCGTGGATGCGACCGTGGCAGCACAGGGCGATGGCTTGCCGGTCTCTGGCTCAATAGTGCTCAACGATGCTTTGGGGGAACCGTCCCCAGCGCTCGTGGCCGATGCTGCGAAGCGCTCCCAGCGCAGTTCAGCTCGGCTCATGGTGTACTGGCCGACCCGGCCGGGCCGCAATTCGGCCTTGCTGTTTACCGAGGCTGGTTCACTAACGAAATTGGCAGCAGAACTGCTCGGGGTCATCCGGGACCACGACGCGGTGCTGGCCACCGGGCATGCCGGGCGTCCGCAGGTGTTCGAGACGGTTCAGCTCGCTGCTCAGTTAGGGCTCGCCAGGTTGCTGGTGACTCACGCCTATCACCCGATGTCGGGGCTGTCTTTGGCCGATATCGAGCAGCTCGGTAACTCGCCGCAAGTATTTATTGAGCAGACCGCGTTGACCGTCTTGATGGCTCGACGTGAAGAGGCTGAGCTAATCGCAGCCCTTCGCGCCCACCCGCGCAGCATTCTCAGCTCTGACCTCGGCCAGCCAGCCAATCTGGCCTTGGCCGACTTCCCCGCTTGGAGGGCTGATTTCTTTACTCGCCACCGAGTGTCCGCCGAAGAAAGCTCAGCGTGGTCACGACAGAATGCTGCGAATTTACTCTTTGCCGAATAG
- a CDS encoding RraA family protein encodes MTPSNLPERLAALDTAEVSDALDSLGVPGKIPQVVSRVPGSRFCGPAFTVRYQAIADPVGGFRNAANYIDEVPEGAVIVSDNAGSLECTTWGSLLTITAGLRKVAGSIVFGSVRDLAETRELGFPLFSAGVSMVSGKNRVELAAVGERLDLAGLPVAPGDYVLADDNGALVVPAELLAEVVERAERVRLTEERIAEAVRAGMSLAQARSSFGYAQPWAAESA; translated from the coding sequence ATGACCCCCAGCAATCTCCCTGAGCGTTTAGCCGCGCTGGATACCGCCGAAGTCTCCGACGCATTAGACAGCCTGGGCGTACCGGGCAAGATCCCGCAGGTGGTCTCTCGGGTTCCGGGTTCCCGGTTTTGTGGTCCGGCTTTTACGGTGCGCTACCAAGCCATCGCTGACCCTGTCGGCGGATTTCGCAATGCCGCCAATTACATTGACGAGGTGCCGGAGGGGGCGGTGATCGTCTCTGATAATGCCGGTTCATTGGAGTGCACCACCTGGGGTTCGTTGCTCACCATCACGGCGGGACTTCGGAAAGTCGCTGGCTCTATCGTCTTTGGTTCGGTTCGGGACCTCGCTGAGACCAGGGAACTGGGGTTTCCGTTGTTCAGTGCTGGGGTCTCAATGGTGAGTGGGAAGAACCGGGTTGAACTAGCGGCAGTTGGCGAACGGCTTGATCTGGCCGGCCTGCCGGTGGCTCCGGGCGACTATGTGCTCGCCGATGACAACGGGGCGCTGGTAGTGCCGGCCGAGTTGCTCGCTGAAGTAGTAGAGCGTGCCGAGCGGGTGCGCCTCACCGAGGAACGGATCGCCGAAGCGGTGCGCGCCGGGATGTCGCTGGCCCAGGCACGCTCCAGCTTCGGATATGCCCAGCCTTGGGCTGCGGAGTCTGCTTAG
- a CDS encoding isocitrate/isopropylmalate family dehydrogenase gives MSTEPSSSPTKRRIAVLPGDGIGSEILDKLIPALDGFGLPIAFEEGAIGWQQWCEQGDPVPQRTWDLLEKSDSCLLGAVTSKPLREAEQELAPELRDRGLKYVSPVIQLRQRLGLFANVRVSEDLVNQRFRFAVIRENSEGLYAGFDYHQPPEGLWELVKDHPNADVSGRERSSASIRLQTESAMDRLFRFSFEYARKHGHHRVTVADKPNVMRYSGNHLRERFELIAAEYPEITADIHNVDAIALWMVRRPEQFGVIVAENMFGDILSDLGAGMMGGLGLAGSGNYGSSTSYFEPVHGSAPQMAGQDKANPLAMALTAAQMLSHLGFADQSAELSRAVVSMVTDRKVLTYDLGGNATMSTVVGELRKRLGGHRARPTASILTIGGELTAGDYLDSNSRAASARLSQQGYEVRQHSTLRDLIPDISDATSAAIGRDAVLVVAGGLGPTSDDITREAVAKACGAELGFDEQVWAGVVQRLHSFGIEASETNRRQAFFPKGAEVLSNPNGTAAGFSLLVRGTRIGVFPGPPKECEPMLAQFINSLPSHQPPQQHSWRLLGAVESDLAEAFHQALASHQSEVELHTVWNYPYVDVRLDGELSTALEAELDQRFAEQLVSRDGRDALAELAATPNAKLGSVSGAAAALLEGLGGAEQGYDLETSLEWQGGSETEHTGTVRVIVTVDGSARGGSRRAVFPNRGPEIQTAIRDFCLLALIHHVKKDSQS, from the coding sequence ATGAGCACTGAACCTTCTAGCAGTCCCACGAAGCGCCGCATTGCGGTATTACCCGGGGACGGCATCGGTAGCGAAATCCTTGACAAGCTGATTCCGGCCCTTGACGGCTTTGGCCTGCCGATTGCCTTTGAAGAGGGCGCAATTGGCTGGCAGCAGTGGTGCGAACAGGGCGATCCAGTACCGCAACGAACCTGGGATTTACTGGAGAAATCGGACAGTTGTCTATTAGGCGCCGTGACCAGCAAACCCTTACGGGAGGCCGAGCAGGAGCTGGCTCCGGAACTGCGGGATAGGGGTCTGAAATATGTTTCTCCGGTGATTCAGCTTCGTCAGCGCCTGGGCTTATTCGCAAATGTGCGAGTTTCCGAAGACCTGGTCAATCAGCGTTTTAGATTCGCGGTGATCCGGGAGAACTCGGAAGGGCTCTACGCCGGTTTTGACTACCACCAACCACCTGAAGGTTTGTGGGAGTTAGTGAAAGATCATCCCAATGCTGATGTTTCCGGCCGGGAACGAAGCAGCGCGAGTATTCGCCTGCAGACCGAATCAGCGATGGATCGGCTCTTCCGATTCAGCTTCGAGTACGCTCGCAAACATGGACACCATCGGGTGACCGTGGCTGATAAACCCAATGTGATGCGTTACAGCGGAAATCATCTGCGCGAACGCTTTGAGCTGATTGCCGCCGAATATCCGGAAATCACCGCGGATATCCATAATGTCGACGCGATTGCGCTCTGGATGGTTCGGCGTCCCGAGCAGTTCGGGGTGATCGTCGCGGAGAATATGTTCGGGGATATCCTCTCCGACCTCGGGGCGGGAATGATGGGTGGCCTGGGACTGGCTGGCAGCGGAAATTACGGCTCAAGTACCAGCTACTTCGAACCGGTGCACGGTAGCGCGCCACAGATGGCGGGTCAGGACAAAGCTAATCCACTGGCAATGGCGCTTACCGCGGCACAAATGCTGAGCCACCTGGGATTTGCTGATCAGAGCGCAGAACTCAGCAGGGCGGTGGTCAGCATGGTGACTGACCGCAAAGTTCTTACTTATGACTTGGGTGGCAACGCCACTATGAGCACAGTGGTTGGTGAGCTGCGTAAGCGGCTCGGCGGTCATCGAGCTCGGCCCACCGCCAGTATCCTGACGATTGGCGGCGAACTCACCGCTGGCGACTATCTCGACTCTAATAGTCGGGCTGCCTCCGCCCGATTGAGCCAACAAGGTTACGAAGTACGCCAGCACAGCACCCTGCGCGACCTGATACCTGATATTAGCGACGCCACTTCGGCCGCCATCGGTCGGGATGCCGTGCTGGTGGTCGCTGGTGGCCTGGGCCCCACCTCGGATGACATCACTCGGGAGGCGGTGGCCAAGGCCTGCGGAGCTGAGCTGGGCTTTGACGAACAAGTCTGGGCAGGCGTTGTTCAGCGACTGCATTCCTTCGGCATTGAGGCCTCCGAGACTAATCGGCGTCAAGCGTTTTTCCCCAAAGGGGCGGAGGTTCTGAGCAATCCGAACGGCACCGCGGCCGGTTTCAGTCTGCTGGTTCGTGGCACCCGCATCGGTGTGTTTCCCGGTCCGCCCAAGGAGTGCGAGCCGATGCTGGCCCAATTTATTAATAGCTTGCCGAGCCATCAGCCTCCTCAGCAACACAGCTGGAGGCTGCTTGGAGCGGTCGAGTCCGATCTCGCCGAGGCCTTCCACCAGGCCCTGGCGAGTCATCAGTCTGAGGTCGAACTGCACACGGTGTGGAATTACCCATATGTCGATGTGCGCCTTGACGGCGAGCTCTCGACGGCGCTCGAAGCTGAATTGGATCAGCGCTTCGCCGAGCAGCTGGTGAGCAGGGACGGACGTGACGCGCTCGCCGAGCTGGCCGCCACCCCGAACGCAAAATTGGGATCGGTCAGTGGTGCCGCCGCAGCGCTGCTGGAAGGGCTGGGCGGGGCGGAGCAAGGCTACGATCTGGAGACTTCGCTGGAGTGGCAGGGCGGCTCAGAGACTGAGCACACCGGCACGGTCAGGGTGATCGTGACGGTCGACGGCTCAGCCAGAGGGGGTAGTCGCCGCGCGGTCTTCCCTAATCGTGGCCCGGAAATCCAGACCGCAATCCGTGATTTTTGTTTACTCGCCCTGATCCACCACGTAAAGAAGGATTCGCAATCATGA
- a CDS encoding MFS transporter: MNSPTSTPRQQLQDAVSSAPQLPASYCTLVVLSAIFLTLAASGAPSPLYVEYQHEWGFSPTILTTVYATYAAGVVVSLLLLGGVSDRLGRKPAILISFGLVLFSLLIFFFAPSVEWLYIARAVQGLATGVFTATATALLTDVEPQHAAGHAATYNSAVQSTGIAMGALLACLGLALQTFPLQFPYAVLLIIGVLNLLALFGVRETVQNPQRLQWRFLVKVQKLALPAAARPEFATAVLVVVVAWSVAGIYLSLGGTISKQLFNSSSVWLPGLMVLLLQGFGGLISLLFRKVSTHRATILALLALLIGLVIVVIGVGNASTPAFLIGNLVTGAGFGIGFMSSTRRISASAPSEQRGEVMAAYFISAYLAISVPTIIAAKVSEVFGLSATFSWLCLVLMALAAVTLIRVIMRGKLTRS, translated from the coding sequence TTGAATTCGCCGACTTCAACCCCGCGACAGCAACTGCAAGACGCGGTCTCGTCAGCGCCGCAATTACCTGCTAGCTATTGCACTCTGGTGGTGCTTTCTGCCATCTTCCTCACTTTGGCGGCAAGCGGCGCACCCTCGCCGCTTTATGTCGAATATCAACATGAGTGGGGCTTTTCGCCAACCATCTTGACCACCGTCTACGCCACTTATGCAGCCGGAGTGGTGGTTTCCCTGCTGCTTCTGGGGGGCGTCTCGGATCGGCTTGGCCGCAAGCCCGCCATTCTGATCAGTTTTGGACTGGTGCTCTTCAGCTTGCTAATTTTCTTTTTCGCACCGTCAGTGGAGTGGTTGTATATTGCCCGAGCGGTGCAGGGCTTAGCCACTGGGGTGTTCACCGCAACCGCAACCGCTTTACTGACCGATGTGGAGCCGCAACACGCGGCTGGTCACGCCGCAACTTACAATTCTGCGGTGCAATCCACTGGTATCGCGATGGGGGCGCTTCTCGCCTGCCTTGGTCTAGCGTTGCAAACCTTCCCACTACAGTTTCCTTACGCAGTGTTACTGATCATTGGAGTGCTGAATTTATTGGCGCTCTTTGGGGTGCGTGAAACCGTCCAGAATCCGCAGCGTCTGCAGTGGAGATTTCTGGTCAAAGTGCAGAAGCTAGCCCTGCCGGCGGCAGCGCGCCCTGAATTCGCCACAGCCGTTTTAGTGGTGGTGGTTGCCTGGTCAGTGGCCGGCATTTACCTCTCCCTCGGCGGCACGATTAGCAAGCAGCTTTTCAATAGCTCAAGCGTCTGGCTTCCCGGTCTGATGGTGCTGCTGTTGCAGGGCTTCGGCGGACTAATTTCACTCTTGTTCCGTAAAGTCAGCACCCACCGGGCGACCATTCTGGCACTACTGGCCTTGCTGATCGGCTTGGTCATCGTGGTGATCGGGGTGGGGAATGCCTCCACTCCGGCTTTTCTGATTGGCAATCTGGTCACCGGGGCTGGATTTGGCATTGGCTTCATGTCCTCTACTCGGCGCATCAGTGCGTCTGCTCCCTCGGAGCAACGTGGCGAAGTGATGGCGGCGTACTTCATCTCGGCCTATTTGGCGATCTCAGTACCAACCATCATCGCGGCCAAAGTTTCTGAAGTATTTGGCCTGAGTGCCACCTTTAGCTGGCTGTGTCTGGTGTTGATGGCACTAGCAGCTGTAACCCTTATTCGCGTTATCATGCGCGGCAAACTAACCCGTTCCTGA
- a CDS encoding LysR family transcriptional regulator translates to MNDLKASLDGIDVRHLRYFQEVAALGSVSEAASSLGLAQPSLSQQIIRLEDKLHVKLFKRVPSGVELTADGERLLPVADHFTSALGKFIRETASPAVSFRIGISAGIPSAVLQSLERATKLDGSFPDCRMEYQALPSSKQIDLLRAKRLDLGLIHTVAPMNDLIVQGIGSFPLGVYLSTDHPLASRDSLSWNDLVQQRLLWFKRSFAPGYSEYILDHLRAHGWRPELEYVTPSRALFEYTLSHRDDVVALRPQSAVENNSQFRWFALDDPPREEVFAAVHPKSKAIALIPHLQSLTELGLTPSPH, encoded by the coding sequence GTGAATGATCTCAAAGCCTCATTGGACGGAATTGACGTACGTCATCTGAGGTATTTTCAGGAAGTCGCTGCTCTTGGCAGCGTTTCCGAAGCGGCCAGCTCACTTGGCCTAGCCCAGCCGAGTCTAAGCCAGCAAATTATTCGGCTCGAGGACAAACTCCATGTCAAGCTTTTTAAGCGAGTTCCCTCAGGCGTCGAGCTCACTGCGGATGGCGAACGGCTGCTCCCAGTCGCCGATCATTTTACTAGCGCACTGGGAAAATTCATCCGCGAGACCGCTTCGCCGGCGGTATCGTTCCGGATCGGCATATCTGCGGGTATTCCCTCGGCAGTGCTGCAATCTCTGGAACGAGCCACTAAGTTAGATGGCTCCTTTCCGGACTGTCGGATGGAGTACCAGGCGCTGCCGTCCAGCAAGCAAATCGACTTGCTGCGCGCCAAGCGTCTTGACCTAGGTCTAATCCACACGGTCGCACCAATGAATGATCTTATTGTCCAAGGCATCGGATCGTTTCCGCTGGGCGTCTACCTCAGCACCGACCACCCTTTGGCGAGCCGTGATTCGCTCAGCTGGAATGACTTGGTACAGCAACGACTGCTCTGGTTTAAAAGGAGCTTCGCGCCGGGTTATTCGGAATACATCCTGGATCATTTACGGGCGCATGGCTGGCGTCCCGAATTGGAATACGTCACGCCGTCCCGGGCGCTTTTTGAATATACGCTGAGCCATCGCGACGATGTGGTGGCGCTCAGACCGCAGAGCGCCGTCGAGAATAACTCACAATTCCGCTGGTTTGCTCTGGACGATCCGCCTCGCGAGGAAGTGTTCGCGGCAGTTCATCCCAAGTCAAAAGCAATCGCATTGATTCCGCACCTGCAGTCATTAACTGAGCTTGGACTTACGCCCTCGCCGCACTAG
- the tuf gene encoding elongation factor Tu encodes MAKAKFERTKPHVNIGTIGHVDHGKTTLTAAISKVLADKYPDLNEQRDFGSIDAAPEERQRGITINIAHIEYQTEKRHYAHVDAPGHADYIKNMITGAAQMDGAILVVAATDGPMAQTREHVLLARQVGVPYLLVALNKSDMVDDEELLDLVEMEVRELLSSQDFDGDNAPVVRVSGLKALEGDPQWVKSVEDLMEAVDESVPDPIRDKDKPFLMPIEDVFTITGRGTVVTGRAERGTLAINSEVEIVGIRPIQKTTVTGIEMFHKQLDEAWAGENCGLLLRGIKREDVERGQVVVKPGSITPHTDFEANVYILSKDEGGRHNPFYSNYRPQFYFRTTDVTGVITLPEGTEMVMPGDNTEMTVELIQPIAMEEGLGFAIREGGRTVGSGRVTKIIK; translated from the coding sequence GTGGCGAAGGCAAAGTTCGAGCGGACTAAGCCGCACGTTAACATCGGCACCATCGGTCACGTTGACCATGGAAAGACCACGTTGACGGCTGCCATTTCCAAGGTGCTTGCAGACAAGTACCCGGATCTCAACGAGCAGCGGGACTTCGGTTCCATTGACGCGGCACCGGAAGAGCGCCAGCGCGGTATTACCATCAACATCGCGCACATCGAGTACCAGACGGAAAAGCGTCACTACGCACACGTCGATGCTCCCGGTCACGCTGACTACATCAAGAACATGATCACCGGTGCGGCTCAGATGGACGGTGCAATCCTCGTGGTTGCCGCCACTGACGGCCCGATGGCTCAGACCCGCGAGCACGTTCTGCTCGCCCGCCAGGTTGGTGTTCCCTACCTGCTGGTCGCGCTGAACAAGTCGGACATGGTTGACGACGAAGAACTGCTCGACCTGGTCGAAATGGAAGTTCGTGAACTGCTCAGCTCGCAGGACTTCGACGGCGACAACGCTCCGGTGGTTCGCGTTTCCGGCCTGAAGGCTCTGGAAGGCGATCCGCAGTGGGTCAAGTCCGTTGAGGACCTGATGGAAGCTGTCGATGAGAGCGTTCCGGACCCCATCCGCGACAAGGACAAGCCGTTCTTGATGCCGATCGAAGATGTTTTCACCATCACCGGTCGTGGCACCGTGGTGACCGGTCGCGCCGAGCGTGGCACCCTCGCTATCAACTCCGAGGTCGAGATCGTTGGCATCCGCCCGATCCAGAAGACCACGGTTACCGGTATCGAGATGTTCCACAAGCAGCTCGACGAAGCATGGGCAGGCGAGAACTGTGGTCTGCTGCTGCGCGGTATCAAGCGTGAAGACGTTGAGCGTGGCCAGGTTGTCGTGAAGCCGGGTTCCATCACCCCGCACACCGACTTCGAGGCCAACGTCTACATCCTGTCCAAGGATGAAGGCGGCCGCCACAACCCGTTCTACTCGAACTACCGCCCGCAGTTCTACTTCCGTACCACTGACGTGACCGGCGTCATCACCCTCCCCGAGGGCACTGAAATGGTCATGCCTGGCGATAACACTGAGATGACCGTTGAGCTCATCCAGCCGATCGCTATGGAAGAGGGCCTCGGCTTCGCTATCCGCGAAGGCGGCCGCACCGTTGGTTCGGGCCGTGTTACCAAGATCATCAAGTAA